The DNA window GTACATACAGTTGAGGTAGAACCCCCGATCAGAGAGATCCCACCGCCTTCAGCTTGCGTTGCCTGATTGATAGataaattgattgattgattgattccAATCCAATTTGAGTCCCCTTTGGATCCAAAGCCACAGCTGATAGATATGATAGTTCGGTTTCAGTTTGAGAACAGAATGTTTCAGGACATCGAAAGAGCAGCGATCGCCTACAGAGTTATATTTTTCGTTCAGATAACATAtgctatatagtatatatatacatcaTATATGTACAAGCACCCGAGGGTAATGTGTTGCAAGGTCCTTGGTCTGGGAATACCCCCACTTCGCCGTAATGCTTCGATTAGTGTTTGAATTGATATGGAAACTATAGGAATTTGATCTCAAAGTTAGCGAGTCGGCTACACTGTACCGATAATTCCAGCAGATAATTCCGATTCACGTCGAGAGTTCACTTTAGCTACCCAGTTACTTTGTTGACTGTGCACAATCCACATAGTTCTTAAATAGCGTTAACCAATATACAATAACAACATTACTCAATTAATGTTCACAGAAAGTTTAATCAAAAAAaccacgaaaaaaaaaaaaaacaaaaccaaaaaacaaaaaataaaaacaaaacgaataTTTACAGCgtaaattaaaagtaaagtTAATGCAAAATATTGATGTTCAAAGAAAGCAAGTCCGTGAATGGTCCTACTCATGTCATTAAATGTAGATctcaaatatgcaaaacaaactaaataattaaaccagtcttaaatgtgaaaaaactTCAGCAAAATTCCACCCAACCACCAAAAAACCACACCAaacgccaccaccaccaccaccaccacaacaaccacagctTCGAGCTAGTcacaaataaatgcaatattttaaaaatacaatttaaagtGTTTTCGTGTTTTACTGCAACTCCTTTGAGTGGAAAGTGCAGTGCTCCTGAAGTTTATGCCCCCTGTTtccataaaaaataatacggaAATGCACTCTCGGCAATCTATGTCCCTTAAAACTTATAGTCCCGGGAATTCGGTTTCATCCAGAGGATTCTACACCGCGACTGGGTTTTATGTGCTGCTTTTTACGGTGCACAGAGTAGCGCAGGTAAGAAAGATATGGGGCCATGAATTTAATGCGTCCTTAAGGAGGAGCAAATCCTTTCGTTTGTACACATGAAACCAGAAGCAGTTTCATTTAATAACATTGATATTTCTCCTGTCTAGTACTTCAATTATAGGTATCACTTACTGTACTAGTAGTATTTGCTTTCAAAGTGCAATTATTGTGTGCTCAGTACATAGTAACCAGCTCCAGCCAACTGTCGGGAAAGAGGCGAAGAAAGTATCTGCGAGTGCTTTCGAGCAGGACCAGCAGCACCATGAACGGCCAGTTGGTCCAGAGAAAGTGGCCAAAGCTGAAAACAAGGAAGGAGCAATGTCATGAGGTGGCCAGAAATATCTGGAGTACGCACTGCAGCTCGTTGGTGCCCTCCAGACGCAGGCACACCGTGGAGTCCATGATGCACAACAGCACGCATATTAGGATCAAATAGAGGACCGCCAGAAGGAGCCGCCAGTTGCGGAAGCCGTGGGCCAGCAGATTGGCACGTCCGGTCTTGGTCAGCACCAGGTTGGTGCACTGCATCGCGGTGATGGCCATCAGGCAAATGGAGGACACTTGGCACTCCAGCTGCTGGCGCGCCTCACTGCTCTGCGGAAAGTCACAGTTCAGCTGGGTTTACTTCCtgcagatatatatatatatatagttatcCCTACCCACTCCTGACCAAAAGAGTCGGTGATGTCGTCGAGCATGTCGTCGTTCCACGCGATGTGCAGATCCAACAGTGTCCTCGGCAGGAATCCCTTGTCCGCCATGAACACAAAGTAGGTCATAAAAACAGCTGCAGCTTCGATGGTTCCCACAAGGATGTGGGACACAAAGAAAAGTCTACAGGATACGTTTTGGAAAAAACATCGAACAATGAAGAAAAGAATTTAGAAATATTTCTGCCCATTTGCCTTTGCTATCTAAAATTCAAATACTCCAAAAGCataatgataataaatattgtttgaGGAATTACAAGGACCTCCGCTTATGTTCATTGAGATATGTTTTGCCCAAAATTTGTGAGTTGGAACTTACCGACTATTAAGCAGAAAGTCGTCGTACACTTTGGGCATCTGCTGCATCAGATTCTCCTCCGGGGGCTCATAAATCAGGGTCAAGGCGGGGACCAAGTTGACCAGGATGGCGAGTATGAGCTCGTCCATGATGTGGATGTGCAGGGGAATGCCGAGCAGGAAGAAGGAGCAGTACACCAGTAAATTGCACGTGTTGGTGGCCAGGCAATAGGCCAGAGCCTTCTTTAGATTCTCGAACAGCAGACGGCTATCGCCGACCACACTGACCAATGTGGCAAAGGAGCTGTCCAGCAGGATGAGATCTGCGCTGGCCTCGCACATGACCGCACATCCGTacctggccacgcccacatgaCTGCTCCTCATGGCGGGTGTGTCATGGAGTGTTCCCCCAATGACGGAGACCACGGCTCCCAACCGGCGACACGCATCCGCAATCCAGTGGAGTTGATCCGTGCTCGTACCGGCACACACCAAATCCCGATGGTTCAGGAGCAGGTGCTCGATGTGGCGACGCTGGTGCTGCGGCTTTTCGTCCGCGTACACCGACATGTCTACCACATCCGCGACGTATGGCATCCGCTTGGTGGGAGCCTGAAAAGGGTCCGACGCAGCCGGCAGGATGCCCACATCAAGGGCCAGAGCCTTGGCCATTTTGGGTTTGCGCTGGGTGACCACAATCAACTTGATGCCCGCCGCTCGACAGCGATCCATCGCTTTGGGGATGGTGCTCCG is part of the Drosophila yakuba strain Tai18E2 chromosome 2R, Prin_Dyak_Tai18E2_2.1, whole genome shotgun sequence genome and encodes:
- the LOC6531273 gene encoding sodium/potassium-transporting ATPase subunit alpha, coding for MTSKTLSKWSSSNMGMACTHAISGFGYGVALACGRNTEAGSMTALSFKERSPSRWEKHQKQISYYLLLVAAVCFLLLCCTTGFEHGQTLYEVNLSLLLGLTPLYLPFILYWGLRRTKVDMRRKQCHVRNLRGTSTLGLSTVIVSDLVGTMTKRRMRVSEIFVDMALLSVDNLGVSAQSPRFIELIQASVLCNDAVICPGNIGVPKMQKDMYGNILDIALLKFGLIILPNIDLLRQDHEKVANKHYTSEDKVQVTVHRTRDADGQLKLILLMKGHCDVVIRRCSTFAIRDEELPLDEQLQEIILSLADGLLEAGRHVRAFAYKELSDELEFRRFSQVNTGLEGGEYKYRDYLAVDTYSLRFLGMIATYNPPRSTIPKAMDRCRAAGIKLIVVTQRKPKMAKALALDVGILPAASDPFQAPTKRMPYVADVVDMSVYADEKPQHQRRHIEHLLLNHRDLVCAGTSTDQLHWIADACRRLGAVVSVIGGTLHDTPAMRSSHVGVARYGCAVMCEASADLILLDSSFATLVSVVGDSRLLFENLKKALAYCLATNTCNLLVYCSFFLLGIPLHIHIMDELILAILVNLVPALTLIYEPPEENLMQQMPKVYDDFLLNSRLFFVSHILVGTIEAAAVFMTYFVFMADKGFLPRTLLDLHIAWNDDMLDDITDSFGQEWSSEARQQLECQVSSICLMAITAMQCTNLVLTKTGRANLLAHGFRNWRLLLAVLYLILICVLLCIMDSTVCLRLEGTNELHFGHFLWTNWPFMVLLVLLESTRRYFLRLFPDSWLELVTMY